The segment CCACAATGCAGATTCTATAATTACAAAAAAATTATTGTACAAGAAATAGCCCAGATTTTTCTGGGCTATTATCTAAATTTTTCCCGTACTCACTCACCCAAATTCAGTTTCGTATCCCGCTTTGTCAATTTCAAGAAAAGCAAATAGACAATGCCGATTGCCAGCCAGATAAATCCAAGCTGCTTCGATAAGGCGTCCAAATTCCACCAGACATACGCAATGATTAGAAATCCTACGAGCGGCAAAATTAAATGTTTAAAATAATTTTTGCTTTTCTTTTTGCCAATAAAATAAACGATGACAGAAACATGCAAGAAGAGAAAAGCGGTCAGCGCACCAAAATTGATGACCGATGCCAGTTCACCAATCCGATTTGCGAAAAATCCAGTTACTATCAATGAAATGATTGCCACAATAATCGTACTGATATAAGGCGTCTGGAATTTCGGATGTACTTTTGCAAGCACTTTTGGCAGTTTCCGATCGCGTGCCATGCTATATAGAATCCGGGATATCGCAGCTTGTGCGACTAAGGCATCTGCAATTCCCCAAGCCACCGCTGTGGCAATGATGGTCAGCCATTTCAGCCAAGGTCCTCCTGCCACTTCAGCTATCTGATAAAAAGCGACGTCGGCATTTTCAAAAGTAGTGTAATCAGGCCAGATCAATGCAGCTACCCAAGTCTGGATAATGAACAGCACGCCAACTACCAGCAAGGACACGATAATGGCATTGCCGATCGCTTTTCTTCCTCCTTTTGATTCCTCCGCTAATGTAGCAATTGCATCAAATCCCAAAAAACTTAAAACAGCGATTGATACCGCACCCATAACAAGCCCTAAACTAAACTGGTCTTCATCATAAAGCGGTTTGAACGTAAATTCGGCTCCATTGACTCCTTGGGCGATGGCAAATACGCCGACGGCTACAAAAATGGCTAATACAATCAATTCCAGCACAATGATGATTTTATTTGCCCGTGCGGTGAACTCAATTCCAATTACGTTGATCACTGTATTGATGCTGATAAAAAAGACCAGCCAAACCAGCAGCGGAATTTCCGGGACAATATCATGGAGTGCCGCCGCGCTGACAAGATACAACAAAGCCGGAACAAAAATATAATCGAGTAGAATAAGCCAGCCTGCCAGGAAGCCTGCTGCATCATTGATGCCCCGCTGCGCATAGGAATAGACCGATCCGGCGATTGGAAAAGCTGCTGACATGGTAGCGTAACTCAATGCTGTAAAAATCATGGCAACCATTCCGATCAGATATGCCAGAGCCACCATGCCGTTCGAACCTTGAGCGATAATCCCGTAAATGCCAAAAGGCGCAATGGGGACCATGAAAACAAGACCGTAAATCATTAGATCCCAAAAAGTCAGTGCCCGCTTCAGTTCCTGTTTATAGCCCGTTTCGCTGTTAGGCTGGTTCTGATTGACAGCCATCAAAATTCATCTCCTTTTCTATTAGTTTTCGGAATTTAATGAAATCTTACTCTTCTTCAGATTTTTTGTAAATCATTTTCCAAACTACATAGTATTTTATTGTCACTATGATCAATTAAAACTATATATTCAGAACTCGTCGTGATATAATCGAATCAGATAAAACGCGGATTATTCAAATATAAAACACATACATAGTTCACATTACTCATTTTTGCCTGTATTATACATACCTGAGCTTTTAAGGGTTATGAAAAAAGGGGTGAGTTATGTGGGAAGCAAGTTTTTCAAAGTCGCCGCCGTCATTTTATTGGTGTTATTTTCATTGTTTTCTTTTTCCCCGCAAACTGAAGCAGCCAATTCCAAATATGTCACGAAAGGTGCAACAACAAGCAAAGTGATTGCTTTGACGTTTGACGATGGATCCGATGGAACGAATATTAACAAAATCCTTCAAATCCTATCCACCAACAAAGTTAAAGCTACCTTCTTCCTGACCGGTTCCGGAGCAAAAAATCATCCTCAGCCGATTAAAAACATCACAGCACAAGGCCACCAAATCGCAAACCATTCCTATTCGCACCCAGATTTCACTAAGCTTACCGCTGCCCAGATGAAAGCGGAGCTCGATAAGACGGAAGCCACTATAAAAGGCATTACCGGAAAATCGACCAAGCCCTTATTCCGTGCACCATTTGGAGCAAGCAATGCTAAGGTTCTAGCGGCCGTCGGCAATGCCGGCTATACGCATACCATCCAGTGGAATATTGACACATTGGACTGGAAAGGCGTTTCATCAACTGCTATCACGAACAAAGTGGTAAACAACGTCGTGCCGGGAACTATTGTCTTAATGCATACAGGAGCTGGCGCATCCGGAACTCCTGGTGCACTTCAAGGAATGATTACGAAATTGAAAGCCAAAGGCTATACTTTTGTGACCGTTTCCCAATTGCTCAAATTGCCTGCTTCTACACCGCCAGCTGGCGGAACAAAATACACCGTGAAAGCTGGGGATACGCTTTACAGCATCGCTAAAAAATACAATACGACCGTCGCTGCAATCGCCGCTGCCAATAAAATCCCTAGCCCGTATATCATCCGGGTCGGGCAAGTGCTGACGATTCCTGGAAAAGCCTCCCCTCCTCCTGCCGCAGTGATTAAATATACGGTGAAAGCCGGTGACACGCTTTACAGCATTGCTAGAAAATACAATACGACCGTCGCTAAAATTGCCGCTGCCAATAAAATCCCTAGCCCGTATGTCATCCGGGTCGGACAAGTTCTCACTATCCCTAGATAATACAAAAAGCTGAGTGAAAGGCTATCCTTTCACTCAGCTTTTTAGATTGTCCGGAAATACGTGTTTTATTTCTTTTTCAAGTTCTTCAAGCAGCGGCAGCTCGGTTCTCCTGTCTGCAAGTGCTTCTGCAAGTGCTTCTGCAATTCCCAGGTAATACCAGGCTTGCTGCTGTTTCCCCCGGTTAAAACGGTCCCATACGCCTTCTCCCAAATCTTCTAAGTCCATACGGATAGATCTTAAATTATGCAATTTGTCGGCGGTAATGATCGCCAGTTCATTTCGTGAAAGCGAGGCGAGCTTTGAAATCGTATGGCGTTTCCGGTCTTCCCACGGCAATGTTTTATCAGGCTCTGATGCAGATTTAATGAGTTCCAACACAATCTCGCCAAACACCACTTTTACTTCTTCTTCTGTTGTCGCTGTATCTTCCAAAGTATCGTGCAATATTCCTGCAGCAACCACTTCATCACTTTCTCCTGCTTTTTGGAGCATCATTCCCACTGCGAAAGGATGGCTGATATACGGAATATCCGTTCCTTTGCGCAGTTGGCCTGCGTGTTTGACTGCTGCAAATTGAATCGCTTTTTCTATCAGATTTTCCATTGCCATTCACCTTCCTCTTTTCAGTATACTATGGGCTCTATTTTCGGATTTCATTTCGCAAAATTCAACTTTTGATTTGGATAACAAAATTTATTTAAATGCCATCTTATTAAAAGTAAATTTTTTCTATATTAAATAAACAAAATACCTATTTCTGTACCCATTCTTTGTCAATTTACGATATAATATTCCAAGGTTTTCATTTAGATTTAATTAGAAAAGAGGCGTATCCGTGAGGAGAATTATCCTTTTAATCGTTACATTAATCATTGTTCTGGCATTTCCTTTTATCATTTGGAGCATACAAAGCAAAGAACAGCTGCAAGTCGCCATCATCGATAAAACAGTTCCAACTGAAAATTATCGGGAGCACCATGGCTTAACCTGGCTGCTTAATCACAACCGTTATGTCAAAGTTGACGGCTCAACATATACAAATAACTCCGATTACTTCGGTTTTGTGCCAAATGAAAATAAACAAACCTATGACATCCGTGAAGTGCCTGATTCATTGGCAGGAACCGATTTGATTTATGTGGCTGATACTTACGGCGTTTATAACGAAGATTTATCGTGGAATGAGCCGCAAGAAGAAAATGCTCCTTCTCTTTTATATGGCGGATTAGAGATCGATGAATGGAACACGATCAAAGATCAAGTCACACAAGGAGGCTCTGACCTTATTGTTGAGTTCAATTCGTTTGCCTCTCCTACAACAGAAGATGTTCGGTCGGACATGACTGACTTTCTCGGCGTCGACTGGACCGGCTGGAGCGGCCGGTATTTTGGTGAGTTAAGCACGTCAGAAGAAGAAGTGCCGAAATGGGTTGTCACCCGTTATAAAAAGTCCGGAGAGAGCTGGAACTATAAGGGTCCAGGATTTGTCCTGGTCAACGATAAAAAAGAAGAAATTGTTGTATTGTCTGAACAGCAAGGAGACGTTGGTCCCGAAGGAATTCAAGTCATGTTCAACGATCAAGGCAAAGAGCTGTTCGCTTTGGATCAGTCTCCTGCATTTCAATACTGGTTCGATATCAGTGAACCCGCAGTCAACGGAACAGTGCTGGCCGACTATAAATGGGACTTAACGGATGAAGGTTCTGCCATCTTGAAAGAACATGGCATTCCTGCACAATTCCCGGCAATTGTGCAGCAGCAAAAAAATGAAGCAGACATTTATTTCTTTGCAGGAGATTTTGTCGACATTGGCGACATTCCGGATTTATACCAGTATAGCGGTTTCGCTAAAATCCAGTCGCTCTTGTCCTTTAAAGCGATGGAGTCAGAATCTGCTTTTTACTGGAAAACATATGCACCGATGATGGAAAGCATCCTGGCAAAAACAGAACAGAAAGAATCCCGGAAAGCAATAGAACCGGCTGCAGCTGTGCAAGCGGAAAGCAAGGGCATCAAGTATCCTTCCCGGATCAACGGACAAACATTTGAAGTTTATCAAGACGGCAAATGGCAGCCTTTTACGGTTAAAGGCGTTAATATCGGGATGGCAAAACCTGGTACTTTTCCAGGAGAAGCCGCCATCACCCGCGAAGAATACGACCGCTGGTTCAAACAAATTGGAGAAATGAACGCCAATGCAATCCGGGTTTATACGCTTCATCCTCCGGCATTTTATGAAGCATTAAAAAGTTACAATGAAACAGCTGACGAGCCGCTGTATTTGTACCATGGAGTCTGGGTGGATGAAGAACCACTCGTTGAAAAACTGGATGCTTTTGATGCAGATATCACCAAAAATTTCCAAGCAGAAATCCAAAAAATTGTTGATGTCGTACATGGCAATGCAACCGTTAAAGAAAAGCCGGGCCATGCAGCCGGAACCTATAAGGCAGATGTCTCCCCTTATGTTATTGGCTGGGTCATTGGAATTGAATGGTTCCCTGACATGGTTGATGAGATGAATCATCTTCATCCCGACCTTGGCGATTATGACGGCGAACATATTTACACGAAAAACGCCAATCCAATGGAACATTGGCTCGCGATGCAGCTGGACTCGCTTGCGGAATATGAATTGAGCAATTACGACAGCATGCGTCCTTTAAGCTTTACAAACTGGGTGACTACCGATAATTTGGATCAGCCTGCTGAACCAAGTGATAAGGAAGATATCGCTTCGGTAGATCCAAACCATATCAAATCGAAAGACATCATTCAGGAAGTGGGCATGTTTGCGTCTTATCATGTATATCCCTATTATCCGGATTTCTTGAATCTCGAGAAAAAATATACGGAATTTATCGACCATAGAGGCGAACGCAATAACTACGCCGGTTATTTAAAGGATTTGAACGATTCGCATGAATTGCCGATATTGATTGCGGAATTCGGCATCCCTGCTTCTCGTGGTAAAACACACGAAAACCCATTCGGTTGGAACCAAGGATTTATTTCTGAACAACAGCAAGGGGAAATCGTCCAACATCTTTACGAAGATATCCTGAACGAAGAAATGCTTGGAGGCTTAGTCTTCACTTGGCAAGATGAATGGTTTAAGCGCACATGGAATACGATGGATTATGACAATCCGGACCGACGTCCGTTTTGGTCAAATGCCCAGACCAACGAACAGCAATTTGGTCTGCTCAGCTTTGACCGGCACAAAGTAAAAGTTGATGGCAAAGATGATTGGCAAGACGGGACGGAAATATTTGAAAAAGGTACAAAATCATTGAATTCGTTCACCATGGATCATGACGAACGCTATCTTTACATCAAAGCCGATTTTAATGATAAAGATTGGTGGGACCAACAAGATTTCAATCTTTACTTCAACCTAAGGGAAGACAATGGCATTGCAGTTGAAACTGCACCCAGCAAAAAGTTCAATGCTGATTTCCACTTGAAAATCAGCGGTAAAGATTCTGCACGGCTTTTAGTGGCAGGTAACTACGACTCGTTTTATTTCGATTATGCGGAACGCCTTAAAATGATACCTGAATCAAAGCAGGACTTATCGAAGGTATTCCACCCAATTCGTTTAGCTTTAAATAAAGAAGTGACCCGTCCTGATACAGGAGAAGTCCTTCCTTTCTCTGCATATGAAACTGGAATATTAAAGTATGGCATTGCCGATCCGGAATCGGCAGAATATGATTCCTTGAACGACTGGTACTATTCGGAAGAAACTGGAATTCTGGAAATCAGAATTCCATGGATGCTATTAAATGCCAAAGACCCAAGCCAACGGGAATTTATGGGTGATATGCGGAAAGATGGCATAGAAGCTTCCATTAACGTAGAAGGCATTAATACAGCTGTCACTTTGACTGATAAGAAAGGCACCATTACTGACTATTTTGCTGAAGGACAGCCTGGCAGCTACACATGGGAAGAATGGGAATTGCCGAAGTCTAAAGAACGTTTAAAACAGTCTTATTACATCTTGCAGGACTTGTTCAGCAATATAGAATAACAAAAAAGAAAGTCCGCAATTGCGGACTTTCTTTTTTTTATATGCCTTCTTCTTTCGAGAAGACCCCTTGCCTTTCCATATCTCCCCATACTGATTTCTTCGTAATAGCAACTATGATTCCCTGGACACGCCAGAAATTCATCAATATGCGGTACCAGAAAGTTTCAGTCAAAGCGTAAATGAATAAAACCACAATACTCTTTCTTTCCGGATATTTATGGTAGGTCCATTCTTCAAGCAAAACAGCAAGTGAAGATAAGAGCGAACCATATAAGATCATGACGAGAAGCATCACAACGATAATTTCGGTATCCACGACTGAAAACAGCAAACCGCTGATGATAATTGCATAACCCATCACTTCGAAAAGAGCACTTAATAATTCAAAGAACAAAAAGTACGGCATGGAGAACATTCCAATGCCTTTATATTTGGGATTGAAAAGCATTTTTCGATGGATCCAAATCGTCTCTGCAAGACCCCGCTGCCAGCGGATCCGTTGTGTACGAAGCGACGCAATTGTACTAGGTGCTTCAGTCCAGCATACGGGATCTTGAATGTACTCGATTCGCTGATCTGATTTCTCGTCTTTTATCGAACGATGAATGCGCACAATCAATTCCATGTCTTCACCGACTGTATCGGGATTATAGCCTCCTACTTTAATAACACGGCTTTTTTCAAAAACCCCAAAAGCTCCAGATATGATCAACAGGATATTAGCTCTGCTGAATCCGAGGCGTCCGATTAAGAATGAACGGAAATACTCAATAATCTGCATAATTTCCAACGAACGTTTCGGCAGCTGAACCTTTTCTATAACTCCATTATTAATTTTGCATCCATTGGCAATCCGGACTGTCCCTCCTGTCGCTGTGACTTTTCCACCAGAATCGATGATCGGTTTCACAGTTTTCAAAAGAGCATCTTTTTCCAGTACAGAATCGCCGTCAATTGCAGCGAAATAAGGATAATGTGAAAAATTGATGCCTGCA is part of the Planococcus shenhongbingii genome and harbors:
- a CDS encoding HD domain-containing protein is translated as MAMENLIEKAIQFAAVKHAGQLRKGTDIPYISHPFAVGMMLQKAGESDEVVAAGILHDTLEDTATTEEEVKVVFGEIVLELIKSASEPDKTLPWEDRKRHTISKLASLSRNELAIITADKLHNLRSIRMDLEDLGEGVWDRFNRGKQQQAWYYLGIAEALAEALADRRTELPLLEELEKEIKHVFPDNLKS
- a CDS encoding APC family permease, encoding MAVNQNQPNSETGYKQELKRALTFWDLMIYGLVFMVPIAPFGIYGIIAQGSNGMVALAYLIGMVAMIFTALSYATMSAAFPIAGSVYSYAQRGINDAAGFLAGWLILLDYIFVPALLYLVSAAALHDIVPEIPLLVWLVFFISINTVINVIGIEFTARANKIIIVLELIVLAIFVAVGVFAIAQGVNGAEFTFKPLYDEDQFSLGLVMGAVSIAVLSFLGFDAIATLAEESKGGRKAIGNAIIVSLLVVGVLFIIQTWVAALIWPDYTTFENADVAFYQIAEVAGGPWLKWLTIIATAVAWGIADALVAQAAISRILYSMARDRKLPKVLAKVHPKFQTPYISTIIVAIISLIVTGFFANRIGELASVINFGALTAFLFLHVSVIVYFIGKKKSKNYFKHLILPLVGFLIIAYVWWNLDALSKQLGFIWLAIGIVYLLFLKLTKRDTKLNLGE
- a CDS encoding LysM peptidoglycan-binding domain-containing protein → MGSKFFKVAAVILLVLFSLFSFSPQTEAANSKYVTKGATTSKVIALTFDDGSDGTNINKILQILSTNKVKATFFLTGSGAKNHPQPIKNITAQGHQIANHSYSHPDFTKLTAAQMKAELDKTEATIKGITGKSTKPLFRAPFGASNAKVLAAVGNAGYTHTIQWNIDTLDWKGVSSTAITNKVVNNVVPGTIVLMHTGAGASGTPGALQGMITKLKAKGYTFVTVSQLLKLPASTPPAGGTKYTVKAGDTLYSIAKKYNTTVAAIAAANKIPSPYIIRVGQVLTIPGKASPPPAAVIKYTVKAGDTLYSIARKYNTTVAKIAAANKIPSPYVIRVGQVLTIPR
- a CDS encoding glycosyltransferase family 2 protein codes for the protein MSGLWSTILEAGSWTIIIYMLSANLIYLGMFLVAGPKINREKKLNRLEQIEEMMINKDTYPVSVLVPAYNEEAGVSSTVQSLLSLNYPQFEVIVVNDGSTDLTSEKLIEPFQMAPIELATRSYFKTGKLKKAYQSKLYPNLFLIEKENGGKADALNAGINFSHYPYFAAIDGDSVLEKDALLKTVKPIIDSGGKVTATGGTVRIANGCKINNGVIEKVQLPKRSLEIMQIIEYFRSFLIGRLGFSRANILLIISGAFGVFEKSRVIKVGGYNPDTVGEDMELIVRIHRSIKDEKSDQRIEYIQDPVCWTEAPSTIASLRTQRIRWQRGLAETIWIHRKMLFNPKYKGIGMFSMPYFLFFELLSALFEVMGYAIIISGLLFSVVDTEIIVVMLLVMILYGSLLSSLAVLLEEWTYHKYPERKSIVVLFIYALTETFWYRILMNFWRVQGIIVAITKKSVWGDMERQGVFSKEEGI